One Dokdonia sp. Dokd-P16 genomic window carries:
- a CDS encoding PEP/pyruvate-binding domain-containing protein, translated as MLKITQLLLTSFTICIASTVYAQDLPVASIKKSIETFKENARGPYKKIEWFCKDGTQREARDPCPDDIGGGVQHASYSDDLIALGKKHHLYVADILANTDKELFWDVANDHSRIKQYQLARYLGSVDDGWVQRKSQFYRGAVQSEDEEAWGIDFYEWLLRSDTRLRQNYYLLRQTLRDIPHDGDSNIAQRMRSESKILAEDYPKFMDARIKIHGKPSVSDIQMVQEFRAKHKGNLSDKLKSQFDTLEKTMAAYYAPINFKELQAQVNRVSVKNDLTERIESFLSNSERDASPEILVPEIADILCLIRQEIETLDRGSDKLTMLDLSNELEDILLIKTQEWKPETLKSLLYKIQTLGYAATGTGLIEMNEWAAVEPYLIADSYHNDRSVAQLNDFLATSRGLVEWSASQVKANYQEIVDIYAQFEPKAYGFIDDRVRSSVALDLGESVSTLGAFIAKHSGLENKVMDIDGQSSVRGLNPGYAYGELVVIEGSPEGVEVDTEKIYVFEKPPSDLKPVAGIMTVSEGNLVSHVQLLARNLGIPNAALSQENLQDLNKYSGKNVFYAVSNKGSVIIKGEDDITDEERELFTKKQRSTSQVTVPVEKIQLDKKNIINMRDLDASASGKLVGPKAANLGQLKKMFPEQVVEGLVIPFGIFKDHMDQKMADYDGSYWEFLNNAFAKAEDMKASGASSKEIETFQLEELKRLRDAINVMTLKPSFVNSLRADFQKVFKSPIGKTPVFLRSDTNMEDLEEFTGAGLNLTLFNILDEDKILKGIKDVWASPYTERSFKWRQQYLSNPENVFPSILIIPSVDVAYSGVMITKGINQGTDEDLTIAFSRGAGGAVDGQAAETRLVTATGSRLLSPARQADYIRLPATGGVEKNIATFDKQILNEKNINDIRAIAQSIRTRLPEMTGSTYDGAYDVELGFENDKLWLFQIRPFVENKTAKTSEYLESISPVINEDFLITLDAPIN; from the coding sequence ATGTTGAAAATTACCCAGTTATTGCTTACAAGTTTTACTATCTGTATAGCAAGTACAGTGTATGCGCAGGACCTTCCTGTGGCATCTATAAAAAAGAGTATTGAAACATTTAAAGAAAATGCTCGCGGTCCTTACAAAAAGATAGAATGGTTTTGTAAAGATGGTACACAGCGTGAAGCCCGTGACCCTTGTCCAGACGATATAGGTGGTGGTGTACAGCACGCTAGTTATAGCGATGATCTTATTGCTCTTGGTAAAAAGCATCATTTATATGTAGCAGATATACTTGCAAATACAGACAAAGAACTTTTTTGGGATGTGGCAAATGACCATAGCCGCATTAAACAATATCAACTCGCTCGCTACTTAGGCAGTGTAGATGATGGATGGGTGCAGCGCAAATCTCAATTTTATAGAGGCGCAGTACAGTCTGAAGATGAAGAGGCATGGGGTATCGACTTTTATGAGTGGTTACTGCGCAGCGATACGAGACTAAGACAGAATTACTACCTATTACGTCAGACATTGCGAGATATACCACACGATGGAGATAGTAATATTGCACAACGGATGCGTAGCGAGTCAAAAATCCTTGCCGAAGATTATCCTAAGTTTATGGATGCTCGTATTAAAATACATGGTAAGCCTAGCGTGAGCGATATCCAGATGGTTCAAGAGTTTAGGGCAAAGCATAAAGGCAATCTCTCTGATAAATTAAAATCTCAGTTTGATACTCTAGAAAAAACTATGGCTGCTTATTATGCACCTATTAACTTTAAGGAATTGCAAGCACAAGTAAATCGTGTATCTGTAAAAAATGATCTTACAGAACGTATTGAAAGTTTTCTTTCAAACAGTGAGCGTGACGCCTCTCCTGAAATTTTAGTCCCAGAAATTGCAGATATTTTATGCTTAATCCGTCAGGAGATAGAAACTTTAGATAGAGGAAGTGATAAGCTTACCATGCTTGATCTTTCTAACGAACTTGAAGATATACTTCTTATAAAAACACAAGAGTGGAAACCAGAGACGCTTAAGAGTTTGCTATATAAGATTCAGACGTTGGGTTATGCCGCAACGGGAACAGGACTTATAGAAATGAATGAGTGGGCGGCTGTGGAGCCTTATTTAATAGCAGATAGTTATCATAATGATAGAAGCGTAGCACAACTTAATGATTTTCTTGCTACATCAAGAGGACTTGTAGAGTGGAGTGCTTCTCAGGTAAAAGCAAACTATCAGGAGATTGTAGATATCTATGCGCAATTTGAACCTAAGGCATATGGTTTTATAGATGATCGTGTACGTTCATCTGTAGCGCTAGACCTAGGAGAGAGTGTAAGCACCTTAGGAGCTTTTATCGCAAAGCATTCAGGTCTTGAGAATAAAGTAATGGATATAGATGGACAGTCTTCTGTAAGAGGATTAAACCCTGGGTATGCTTATGGTGAACTTGTGGTTATAGAAGGATCTCCAGAAGGAGTGGAGGTAGATACGGAAAAGATTTACGTTTTTGAAAAACCACCATCAGATCTTAAACCCGTTGCGGGAATTATGACCGTATCAGAAGGTAACCTTGTTTCTCACGTGCAATTACTAGCTAGAAACTTAGGTATTCCTAATGCGGCATTATCACAAGAAAACCTTCAGGATTTGAATAAGTATAGCGGTAAGAACGTGTTTTATGCAGTTTCAAATAAAGGAAGCGTTATCATAAAAGGCGAAGACGATATTACAGATGAGGAACGTGAGTTATTTACAAAGAAACAACGTTCTACGAGCCAAGTAACGGTACCTGTAGAGAAGATTCAGCTTGATAAAAAGAATATTATAAACATGCGAGATCTTGATGCAAGCGCATCTGGAAAACTTGTAGGTCCTAAAGCGGCAAATCTTGGTCAGCTTAAAAAGATGTTTCCAGAACAGGTGGTAGAAGGTCTTGTGATTCCTTTTGGAATATTTAAAGATCACATGGACCAAAAAATGGCCGATTATGACGGTTCTTACTGGGAGTTTTTAAATAACGCTTTCGCGAAAGCGGAAGACATGAAAGCCTCTGGTGCATCATCAAAAGAAATAGAGACCTTCCAACTAGAAGAGTTGAAGAGGTTACGTGATGCGATTAATGTAATGACACTGAAACCGTCATTTGTGAATAGCTTGAGAGCAGATTTCCAGAAAGTATTTAAATCACCTATTGGTAAAACACCAGTGTTCTTACGAAGTGACACTAATATGGAAGACCTTGAAGAGTTTACAGGCGCAGGATTGAACCTGACACTCTTTAATATCTTAGATGAGGATAAAATCTTAAAAGGGATTAAGGATGTCTGGGCTTCTCCATACACGGAGCGTAGCTTTAAGTGGCGTCAGCAATATTTAAGTAACCCAGAGAATGTATTTCCATCCATTTTAATTATACCATCTGTAGATGTTGCTTATAGTGGAGTAATGATTACTAAAGGGATTAATCAAGGAACGGATGAGGATCTTACAATTGCCTTTAGCCGTGGAGCAGGAGGTGCTGTAGATGGCCAAGCTGCCGAAACTAGACTTGTGACAGCAACGGGAAGCAGATTACTTTCTCCTGCACGTCAAGCAGATTATATACGCTTACCAGCAACAGGAGGAGTAGAGAAGAATATAGCAACCTTTGATAAGCAAATTTTAAACGAGAAAAACATAAATGATATACGTGCAATAGCTCAGTCTATAAGAACACGCCTTCCAGAAATGACAGGATCTACTTATGATGGAGCTTATGATGTTGAGCTAGGATTTGAGAATGATAAACTGTGGTTGTTCCAGATTAGACCTTTCGTAGAAAATAAAACGGCCAAGACTTCTGAATATTTAGAATCTATATCGCCTGTAATTAATGAAGACTTTTTAATAACCTTAGACGCACCAATAAACTAA
- a CDS encoding serine hydrolase yields the protein MKTFITFTFIALSTLVATMIYPIDGYDSTGIKRLYRLQKMEKDSITNKRIPNGAYLKLNDIKLNLLSRKQDSLGALLVEDPEFARAIARITPGGNYSLAVLDMSDPENLKYAAHRENAGYQPGSVGKIAVLNGFFNELAETYPDDFALRTGLMCNKRVKARYWGTGDHHTIPIYDIDKDKLTKRQVVASDEFSLYEWADHMVSVSNNGAASVLYRETMLLDAFGRDYADLTEEESENYFVETDRDSLTSQANRVVNQPLRELGITEDDWRLGGMFTRPAGKYVGREGGSIGTPKGLMKFLVALEQGNVIDEESSLEMKRLLYMTDRRIRYAQSNRLDDAAVFFKSGSFYKCDRSKDPGCEDYAGNVYNYMNSVIIVEQPNGKKYIVCLMTNVLNKNSAGAHMYLASSIDEVVNPS from the coding sequence ATGAAGACATTTATCACATTTACATTTATTGCATTATCCACACTTGTTGCCACGATGATCTATCCTATTGATGGTTATGATAGCACTGGAATCAAAAGATTGTATCGTCTTCAAAAGATGGAGAAAGATAGCATCACTAATAAACGTATTCCTAACGGAGCTTACTTGAAACTAAATGATATTAAGTTGAATTTGCTTTCGCGAAAGCAGGATTCTCTTGGTGCACTTCTCGTAGAAGATCCAGAGTTTGCACGTGCCATTGCAAGAATCACTCCCGGCGGAAACTACTCCCTTGCAGTTCTTGATATGAGCGATCCAGAAAACTTGAAATATGCAGCCCACAGAGAGAATGCTGGTTACCAGCCAGGAAGTGTAGGTAAAATTGCTGTACTCAACGGATTTTTTAATGAGCTTGCAGAAACTTATCCAGATGATTTTGCACTGCGCACAGGACTTATGTGTAATAAGCGAGTGAAAGCACGTTATTGGGGTACAGGTGATCATCATACGATTCCTATTTATGATATCGATAAAGACAAGCTTACAAAGCGTCAAGTAGTGGCAAGTGATGAATTCTCATTATACGAGTGGGCAGATCATATGGTGTCTGTGAGTAACAATGGAGCTGCGAGTGTATTATACAGAGAAACGATGTTGCTAGACGCCTTTGGAAGAGATTATGCCGACTTAACAGAAGAGGAGTCTGAAAATTACTTTGTAGAGACAGACAGAGACTCTCTTACAAGCCAAGCAAACCGAGTTGTGAATCAGCCACTAAGAGAGCTAGGAATAACAGAAGACGACTGGAGACTAGGAGGTATGTTTACAAGACCTGCTGGGAAGTATGTAGGTCGTGAAGGTGGAAGTATAGGTACTCCTAAAGGGCTCATGAAATTTCTAGTAGCCTTAGAGCAAGGAAACGTAATAGATGAAGAAAGCTCACTTGAGATGAAGCGTTTATTATACATGACAGATAGAAGAATACGTTATGCACAATCTAATAGACTTGATGATGCTGCTGTATTTTTTAAATCTGGATCTTTTTATAAATGTGATCGCAGTAAAGACCCAGGATGTGAAGATTATGCAGGTAATGTATATAACTACATGAACTCCGTAATCATTGTAGAACAACCTAATGGAAAGAAATACATCGTTTGCTTAATGACTAATGTTCTTAATAAAAACTCTGCTGGAGCTCATATGTATCTTGCAAGTAGTATTGATGAGGTGGTAAATCCATCTTAG
- a CDS encoding Npt1/Npt2 family nucleotide transporter: MIKRLYKKAFDIRDGEITISFFMQLYIFLVITVLLIVKPTVNALFLSALGAEKLPYGYLMVAVVAIISSFFYNKALKQYSFKRVATITLSAFCLFFIILSVALHFKFLEVWVLYLYYVLISLFAVVVTSQFWILANMVYNAREAKRLFGFIGAGAIAGGIFGGYLTTLISAMFGNKVSIFIAGILILSCVPILHHIWNLRLRTLTVYTRKKEVHQATTPDRNAYQLISKSKHLLYLASIIGVSVVVAKLVDFQFSDFAHRALPDSDELASFLGFWFSSFNVVALLIQLFITNRVLSYLGVTSTMLILPLGIALGSLLFLTVPELWVLIIIKGLDGSFKQSINKAAAELSILPIPYAIKNQAKSFIDIVVDSVATGLAGFLLIFVIKGMELDTKFVTVLTLFFLFVWLILIYKLRDAYFDSFRSNLKSLLLNKESSKKTFQEDRTISTAKRILQTGEEQEILTLLTRLSTTKLNPLKSHIVKLLDHPSNAVKKAALEELYYYKEGTALAKVKTLLSSEDDALILAVLQYLLHHTQLEDDSVFNEYLNHANQRISKAALLCLAQDARTNNRLATRFDLRNRIAKEIERLGTPEGLENQKETSELLLTIAYSGMKEFYYFISIHFSNKQRSVARKAIQAAGITTDPLFVGHLLQNLEDKDLRKSAIKSLTQYGPEITKTLLQLESEDAFSLDIKRNLPKVIATFNSQNAVRILYKFLASNNLIVRKNASKSLLKLSTQNPSLVIDKRRITRYILTESNYYQSTINALSTFLKLVNNTSMLESSTDKETEILLAREAIVIILREQVDLSLNSIFTLLSIRYNQDDITAAFLGLKSDDDIAKVNAIEFLDNLLHIKLKNKILPLLEYNIIETEEADTAHFEIEDQSEFQTIRNLIRNRSRQMNIAMLHLIEILEDTRYIPITQSFTKHRNKGISKLATRVLQGLKSSQKAKK, translated from the coding sequence ATGATAAAAAGACTTTATAAAAAAGCCTTTGATATAAGAGATGGTGAAATCACCATCTCTTTTTTTATGCAACTGTACATCTTTTTGGTGATCACAGTATTGCTCATTGTTAAGCCTACAGTAAATGCGCTTTTCCTCTCTGCACTAGGTGCAGAAAAATTACCCTATGGGTATCTCATGGTTGCCGTGGTAGCCATCATTAGTTCGTTTTTTTATAACAAAGCGCTCAAACAGTATTCCTTTAAGAGAGTTGCGACCATCACACTCTCTGCTTTTTGTCTATTTTTCATTATTCTTTCTGTAGCGCTACACTTCAAGTTTCTTGAAGTCTGGGTACTTTATCTCTATTATGTTCTTATATCGCTTTTTGCAGTAGTGGTAACCTCACAGTTCTGGATACTGGCAAACATGGTGTACAATGCAAGAGAAGCAAAGCGCTTATTTGGTTTTATAGGTGCTGGTGCTATTGCAGGAGGTATCTTTGGAGGATACTTGACAACGCTTATTTCTGCCATGTTCGGGAATAAGGTTTCTATTTTTATAGCAGGTATTCTTATTCTCTCATGTGTTCCCATTTTACACCATATTTGGAATTTGAGGCTTCGTACCCTTACTGTATATACTAGAAAAAAGGAGGTTCACCAAGCTACAACTCCAGACAGAAATGCATACCAACTCATATCAAAATCAAAGCATTTACTATACCTCGCATCGATAATTGGTGTAAGTGTAGTTGTGGCAAAGTTAGTCGACTTTCAATTTAGTGATTTTGCGCATAGAGCATTGCCAGATTCAGATGAGTTAGCTTCGTTTTTAGGTTTTTGGTTCTCTTCTTTTAATGTGGTTGCACTATTAATACAGCTGTTTATTACAAATAGAGTGCTCAGTTATCTAGGGGTAACCTCAACCATGCTCATCCTTCCACTAGGGATTGCTTTAGGATCCCTTCTATTTCTCACAGTACCTGAGCTTTGGGTACTTATCATTATCAAAGGATTAGATGGTAGCTTCAAACAATCAATAAACAAAGCTGCTGCCGAGCTTTCTATTTTACCCATACCCTACGCAATAAAAAATCAAGCTAAATCATTTATAGATATTGTGGTAGACAGTGTTGCTACAGGTCTCGCTGGGTTTTTGCTCATTTTCGTAATAAAAGGTATGGAGCTAGACACAAAGTTTGTGACAGTACTCACGCTCTTTTTTCTATTTGTTTGGCTCATTTTAATTTACAAATTAAGAGATGCTTATTTTGACTCTTTCCGTAGTAACTTAAAAAGTTTACTTCTCAACAAGGAGAGTTCTAAAAAGACATTCCAAGAAGATAGAACAATCTCTACCGCGAAACGTATTTTACAAACCGGTGAAGAGCAAGAAATACTAACGCTCCTTACGAGGTTATCTACTACAAAACTCAATCCCCTTAAGTCACATATTGTAAAACTTCTCGATCACCCTTCTAACGCTGTAAAAAAAGCAGCCTTAGAAGAATTATATTATTATAAAGAAGGCACAGCGCTGGCAAAGGTGAAAACACTTTTATCTAGTGAAGATGATGCACTCATCCTTGCGGTACTACAATATCTACTTCATCATACCCAATTGGAAGATGACAGCGTCTTTAACGAATACCTCAACCACGCTAATCAAAGAATATCAAAAGCAGCATTACTTTGCCTTGCACAAGATGCGCGCACTAATAACCGCCTTGCAACACGATTTGATTTAAGAAATCGTATTGCCAAAGAAATCGAGAGATTAGGAACTCCTGAAGGATTAGAAAATCAAAAAGAAACATCAGAATTACTGCTAACGATTGCATATTCTGGAATGAAAGAATTTTATTACTTCATTTCTATTCATTTTAGCAATAAGCAACGTTCTGTTGCTAGAAAGGCTATTCAGGCTGCAGGAATAACAACAGACCCACTTTTTGTAGGTCATCTACTTCAGAATCTTGAGGACAAAGACTTACGAAAAAGCGCTATTAAAAGTTTAACTCAGTATGGGCCAGAGATTACTAAGACCCTGCTTCAATTAGAAAGTGAGGATGCCTTTAGCCTTGACATCAAAAGAAATTTACCTAAAGTTATCGCAACTTTTAATTCGCAAAATGCCGTGCGCATTTTATATAAATTCCTAGCTAGTAATAATCTTATCGTACGTAAAAATGCTTCAAAATCACTGCTAAAGCTGAGTACACAAAATCCTTCTCTAGTAATTGATAAGCGACGTATAACGAGGTATATTCTAACGGAAAGCAACTATTATCAAAGTACTATAAATGCCCTATCAACTTTTTTAAAGCTTGTAAATAATACAAGTATGCTGGAAAGCTCCACAGATAAAGAAACAGAAATTTTACTTGCTCGTGAGGCGATTGTTATCATTTTAAGAGAGCAGGTAGATTTAAGTTTGAATAGTATTTTTACATTACTGAGCATACGCTATAACCAAGATGACATTACAGCCGCTTTTTTAGGATTAAAAAGCGATGATGATATTGCAAAAGTGAACGCTATCGAATTTCTAGACAATCTACTTCATATCAAGCTTAAGAATAAAATTCTACCGCTGTTAGAATACAACATTATTGAAACAGAAGAAGCAGATACAGCACACTTTGAAATAGAAGATCAGTCAGAATTTCAAACTATTCGTAACTTAATAAGAAACCGAAGCAGGCAGATGAATATCGCCATGCTTCATCTTATAGAAATCTTAGAGGACACGAGATATATTCCCATCACACAATCCTTTACTAAACATAGAAATAAAGGCATAAGCAAGCTAGCTACGAGAGTATTACAAGGTCTTAAAAGTTCTCAAAAAGCAAAGAAATAA
- a CDS encoding serine hydrolase, whose translation MKYIALFMCSFLASMMTAQNLPLAVNDVAPLETHSSPILQELLSQEIAKNPKWKSMVKANKMSIGIVDMSNVDRIEYAGLNDEFMMYAASLPKIAILLAAMDAIENGELKDSKEVRKDMHLMISKSNNAASTRMIDRVGYEKIEQVLRSDQLKLYDEEVGGGLWVGKRYAAGGRRHPEPMKGLSHAATARQVCSFYYQLAMGNLINPARSLEMLKIMKDPALHHKFVNTLDKIAPKADIYRKSGSWKNWHSDSVLVWGPDRKYILVALIDDSQGEQIVRDLVIPLEKAMKKSRALAFN comes from the coding sequence ATGAAATACATTGCGCTTTTTATGTGCTCCTTCCTTGCCTCAATGATGACGGCACAAAATCTTCCACTAGCGGTTAATGATGTCGCTCCATTAGAGACACACTCTAGTCCTATTCTTCAAGAGCTACTTTCTCAAGAAATAGCAAAGAATCCTAAATGGAAGAGCATGGTCAAAGCAAATAAAATGTCTATAGGTATTGTAGATATGAGTAATGTAGATAGAATAGAATATGCAGGATTAAACGATGAGTTTATGATGTATGCAGCGAGTCTACCCAAAATTGCAATTTTACTTGCAGCTATGGACGCTATAGAAAATGGCGAACTCAAAGATTCTAAGGAAGTACGCAAGGATATGCACCTCATGATTAGTAAATCAAATAATGCTGCATCTACACGTATGATTGACCGTGTAGGTTATGAAAAAATAGAACAAGTTTTACGTAGCGATCAGCTTAAACTTTATGATGAAGAAGTAGGTGGTGGTTTATGGGTAGGCAAAAGATATGCTGCTGGCGGAAGACGCCACCCAGAACCTATGAAAGGTCTTAGTCATGCTGCTACTGCAAGACAGGTATGTAGTTTTTATTACCAACTTGCAATGGGAAATCTTATTAACCCAGCACGATCTTTAGAAATGCTTAAAATCATGAAAGATCCTGCATTACACCACAAATTTGTAAATACCCTTGATAAAATTGCTCCAAAAGCTGATATCTATAGAAAGTCAGGATCATGGAAAAACTGGCACTCAGATTCTGTGCTTGTTTGGGGACCAGATCGTAAGTATATTTTGGTAGCTTTGATAGATGATTCTCAAGGAGAGCAGATTGTTAGAGATTTAGTAATTCCTTTAGAAAAAGCAATGAAAAAATCACGAGCTTTAGCATTCAACTAG